CGACCATCCGTTCACCCTGTTGATCGAATAAACGACGTGCCGGTATTCCGGCGTCCCCTCGACCAGGTTAATGACCGCCCGAGTCTTATTTGCGTCCAGTGCGTCGGGAAAATCGGCGGAAATATGAACGATGGTCTTTCGCGGCGCGGGGTTTGCATACAGATCGGCCATGACACTTTTCCTCAGTTTAGACTATAAACGCTCTTGAATTCGGCTAGAATGCTACGCAAGACTTCAAAAGATTTCAACCGGACCGATACTGCAAATACTATGCCCGCACTGAATAAGCAAATTCTTCTCAAACGCTTCGTGGCTGTTTTTGTGGCCATGAACGTCTTTTTCCTTCTCTCGACTTTTCGGATCCGGGAATACACCTCGACGGCAATAGACTGGCAGATTCTGGTCAAGCTCGCCCTCTGGTTCACGGGCTTCGGCCTGGGCGTCCTTCTTTACCGCAAATGGGCCGGCAAGGTTCTGGGCATCGACAATATCCTTCTCGTCGTGATGCTCCTGCAAATTCTGGCCGCCTGCCTCTACGCCCCGCAGATGATCTACGCCCTGTCCTGTTTCTTTTCTCTTGTCTCTATTTTCATGATCCTTTTCCTCGCCTCCAGCTATCTGGACGAGGAGGAAATCCTCTATTCCGTTTTCCTGACCATCACCCTGATCTGCATCATTTCAATCATCGCCTACTACACCGTGCCCTCCTTCGCCCGCATGGGCGAATGGGTCGAGGGCGCATCCGAACGCACCCCCGGCAACCGCCTGTCCGGCGTCACCGGCAACCCGAACAGCATGGGCCTGATGGCCGCCTTCACCCTGATCATCGGCATCCACTACGCCCGCAAATACGCTTCCCGCAATCTTCTCATTTATATCGCCTGTATGCTCCTGAACCTGACCGCCCTGCTGATGAGCAACAGCCGGACCTCTCTCGCCGCGATGCTGGTCTCCCTGACCGCGGCCTATTTCCTGAACTTCACCCCTCACCGGATTCTGGCGGCTTCAACCCTGGCCTGCCTCGCCCTTGCCTTTTTCTTTCTCGTCGATCTGGAGACACTGATGGGAATGCTCTCCCGCTCCGGCAACGCCGAAGAAATCACGACCGCAACAGGCCGCACCCATATCTGGGAAACCGCCCTCCGCCTGATACAGGAAAGACCCCTGACGGGATGGGGCTACACAAGCTCGAAGGAGATTTTGCCCCTCCACGCACACGAAATCGGGCATGCGCCGCAAAGCACGCATAACCTCTATCTCCAGATGCTTTTTTCGATGGGCATTCCCGGCCTTGCCACCTTCTTGGCCATGTTCATCATGAAATTTTATTATGCGATGAAATTCAACGACTTCTTCAAGGTCACGATCCTGATCTTCCTGCTCCTGCACGGCCTCACGGAATCGACCATCTTCGTCGGCATGGCGGGTTCGACCACAATCATGTTCGGCCTCGCTTACTGCCTGAATTATCGGCGGGAAGAACCGAAAACCCAAAACCTTCCGGCCTGATTACGCGGCCTTCTTGTCAAGAAACAGACGCACATCTTCAAGCCGCCGATGCATCTGCGCGATCCTTTGCTTCGAAACAGCCTCATCGCTCAACCGCGCCTTCGCTCCATCCTTCAGCATCTCAAGCTCCCGCACCGCACGGTTCATGGCAAAACTCGGCAATCCGGCACGAATCCATCCGGCCAGAACCTTGTCCAGAAACGGCCCGAGTTTATGGTTGAGAAAATCATCCTTCCTGTTGCGGATGAACGCCGGAACCACAACCTTATAAATCTTCTTCAGCATCCGCTTCGCGCCGCCACCGCGAGAATCTTGTGCCTGCGCTTGAACGGCTTCACTTTTCTGCCCCACTTCCTCCAGCCTGATTTCCTTGTCCTTGCTGCTGGTCAGCGTACGGAAAGTATCCGAAGGGCCAAGCGCGGAGAAATGATGGAAATCGGGAACCATATCCAATGACCCCGCCCAGTCGTTCCATTTAAACAGGTTGATCCGCGCCGAAGTGGTCACGGCTACCCACGGCACACGGTACGAATCCGCGACGATCGCCGCGTGCATGGCTTCCGCGATGACAAGACTCGCCCCGCTGATCGTCCGCATGATTGCTGTGATATCGCCCAGCGGATCGACATATTCAATTCCCGCCCGTTCGCAGGCAATGCGCCAGAGAGGGCTGGACGCCGACTCCCAGTGCGGCACGAAAACAACCCGACCGTGCTTCGGCCCCGCCGGAAAACATTCCGGCGTCAGAATCCCGGGATCGGTGATCGCCGTGCTTTCGGGCAAACCCAAAAGCTTCGCAGTCAGCTTCCCGCGCACGAAAAAAATATTGAAAGCCTTGGTGTCGATGCGCTCAATCTTGCGGCTGTACCCGCACCCCGACCCGCAGACAATCACTTGCTCCGCATCCCCCGTATCCTCGCCCAGCACCGTCCCGATCCCGAACATCAGGATCTTGTCTTTGCGGTCCATCAATTCGCCGAAATACCGCCGCCAGAGATACTTGTTCAGCATATCCCCGAAATTCGGCACCGCGTCATACATAAACACTTTCATAACTCACTCATCCTCCATCCGGCATGATTCATGCAGCCGGATGCCTGTATGCAAGAACCAATGCCACAGAAAAACGCTTTGTGCTACGCTCAAAATGCGCTAAGCCCATAAGCTCAATAAAATACTTAGGTAAAATGCTCTCCCACCCGCGATTCAAGAAATATGCCCTGAACGCCGTCTTTCTGGCCGAGCAGGTCTTTTTCTCCGGCGCCAATTTCCTGCTCATGATCGTCCTGACCCGTTTCTACTCCGAAGTGGAAGTCTCCGCCTACGGCATCGGCCTGTCGGCCTCGCTGGTCATGCAAGGACTCCTGCGGAACTGCTACATGGTTCAGAATTCGGTCCTCCCACCCGCCATCGTCCGCAACCGCGCCGCCAAGGTCATGGGCCAACACCTCATCATCTGGCTGACCATAGCGGCCGTGGAAGTATTTCTCCTCGTCGCCCTCCTGGAGGACGGAACCGATGCCCGCGCCGTCTCCATCATGGCCGCGACCCTGTCAACCACGCTGATCTACGGTCATCTCAGCTTCGACCGCATCATGATGATCAAACACGAAAAATACCTCTCCCCCATGATCGCCGCCGGAATTTTTGCCGCCCTCGTCGCCGCCCTGTTCGCGTTGAACGGGCAGGGCTACGGCATTTCATTTTTTACCGCCATGATGCTTCTCTCGCTGTTTGCGGCGGCAAAAATTCTCTATTCCGTTATCGCCCTGGCCCGCCCGGATTTCCTCTGGGGCTGGCGCTTGGCGAAAAAAAATCTCAGGAAATACTTTTTCCCCTCCACCATGGGCTCTCTCGGCTATACCGGCTATAACCACATCCCGCTTTTTATTCTGGGCCTCCTGCCCTCGCAGGTTCCCGCCGCCATCTTCACCGCCATGCGCGGCCTGACCCAGCCGCTCCAGATGCTGATCCGCAGCATCGACATCGTGGACAAGAATTTCTTTCAGACAAAGACCATAATGACCGAACGCGATGTGCGCGACAAACTCTTCCGCCAGACCGCGCTGTACGGCCTGTTCGGCTCCGTATTCATCGTTCTGGTGGTCCTCTTAGGCGAACCGCTGATCCACCTCGCCTACGGGGAGAAATATTCCGGCGCCGGTCCGGTCCTGACCGCCTTTTCCCTCTGGGCCTTGCTGCTGACCATCTCCTTCCCGCTGGAAACGGTCATCGTGCGTAAAGGCCGCCTCAACCGCTATAACAACACCCGCCTGATCGCCGGAGCCGCAGGCACGGCTTTTGCATTATATTTATGTCCGGCGTATGGTGCTCTGGGCGGCATATGGTCATGCATCATCGGCTCCGTCGTCTCCACGGGTCTGACGGTCTGGCTCCTGCGCGACGTGATGTTTTTAAAAACGGAAATAAACACGAACGAATGAGTACAATACAAAAGCCGGAATTCTCTGTCATCGTCGCGGCCTACAACGCCGCCGAGACGCTGGAACGCTGCATCAAATCCATACAGGCGCAAACCCGGCAGGATTTCGAGATCGTCATCTGCGACGATAAATCGCAGGATAATACCCTCGCTCTGGCCAGAAACCTGGCGCAGCGGGACTCCCGTATCATAATAGTTGAAAAATCCGAAAATTCCGGCCCCGGCGGGGCACGTAACACCGCGCTGGATCAGGCCGTAGGGGAATGGATCGTCATTGTGGATTCAGACGACACTATTTCCCCCCAACGCCTCGAAAAAATGAAGGACGCCGCCGAAAAAAACGCCGTTGATATCGTCTTCGACAATCTGGTCTACCACCCCATGGGTAATGCCGGTGACTACCCCTACCTCCCCGACACGCTCACCATCTTCGGCCCCCTGCTGTTCGAAACCTACGCGGCCAGCAGCACGGTGAGCAACCCCTTACCCAACCTCGGCTTCCTGAAACCCATGATCCGCCGCACCCTGCTGGAACAAAACACCATCCGCTACGATGAAACCCTTCGTATCGGCGAAGACAGTGTCCTGATCTTCAACCTCTTCGCCGGAGGAGCAAAATCATGGTTGATGCGCGAACCCTTCTACCACTATTATAAGAACAAGAACTCCATATCCGCCGTCTTCGATGCCGAAAAAATCCGCAAGATGGCCGAATCGCTCAAAATCTTCCTCACAAAAAACGGCAGAATCCTCAAGCCTCAGGACAGGTCCGCCGTCGAAAGCCTCGAAAAAGACCTCAGATTACGCCTGAAGGCCCGCGAGGTGTTCGGTGACATGAGCTTCGCCAGCCTGCGCGAAACCTGCGCCCTCGCCTACAAGGACAGGGAGATCAGAACCTACCTCTACCGCGAACTTCGCCAACAGATTAAAAAGATCATTTCAAAATAAAACTATCTTTTTGGTCTTCTTTCAGGCAGGTTTGGACAACTCTTAACGAAAGCGGCCAGCGTTTTTGATGATTACTGATGTTCACCCGGATGAAAGGCCGCAATCTTTTATCTTGGAAATAGAAAAGCACTGTAAAGGCTATTCAGGATCGAGCCTGTCGAAAAGCCTGTTCCAACTCTTCAGCACTTTAGCGCTCTTTTTCTCCGTTCTGACCTTCGCCTTCCTCTTGCTGCAAAAATCATGGATTTTGGCCGTCCCTTTCATCGTGATCGCTGCGGGCCTTCTCACACGGATATTCATTTTCCAGCACGATTGTGGACACGGCTCCTTCTTCACCTCAAAAAGCGCGAATAATTGGACCGGCAGAGCCTTAAGCCTCCTGACCTTCACCCCCTACGATTTCTGGCGCCGCGCTCACAATATGCACCACGCAACCTCCGGCGACCTCGACCGACGCAGTATCGGCGGCATCGACACGATAACGGTCAGGGAATACAAGGCCATGTCAAAAAAGATGCAGGCCGCCTACCGCATATACCGTAACCCTCTCATACTTGTTCTTCTGGGAACCCCGTTTTACATCATGATCGCCCAGCGCATCCCTTTTAACTTTCAGACCCATTTCTATGCAGATTACAAAACGCTCTCAAACGCCTCGATTTTTAAAAGCATCATGCTGACGAACGCAGCTTTGCTGGGCGTATACGCTTCAATCGGGATCGCTCTCGGATTCAACGCAGTCTTGGCAATTTATCTCCCGGTTCTGATCCTGACCTCATGGATCGGCGGCTGGCTCTTCTACGTTCAGCACCAG
The sequence above is drawn from the Alphaproteobacteria bacterium genome and encodes:
- a CDS encoding O-antigen ligase family protein, whose protein sequence is MPALNKQILLKRFVAVFVAMNVFFLLSTFRIREYTSTAIDWQILVKLALWFTGFGLGVLLYRKWAGKVLGIDNILLVVMLLQILAACLYAPQMIYALSCFFSLVSIFMILFLASSYLDEEEILYSVFLTITLICIISIIAYYTVPSFARMGEWVEGASERTPGNRLSGVTGNPNSMGLMAAFTLIIGIHYARKYASRNLLIYIACMLLNLTALLMSNSRTSLAAMLVSLTAAYFLNFTPHRILAASTLACLALAFFFLVDLETLMGMLSRSGNAEEITTATGRTHIWETALRLIQERPLTGWGYTSSKEILPLHAHEIGHAPQSTHNLYLQMLFSMGIPGLATFLAMFIMKFYYAMKFNDFFKVTILIFLLLHGLTESTIFVGMAGSTTIMFGLAYCLNYRREEPKTQNLPA
- a CDS encoding polysaccharide pyruvyl transferase family protein; the encoded protein is MKVFMYDAVPNFGDMLNKYLWRRYFGELMDRKDKILMFGIGTVLGEDTGDAEQVIVCGSGCGYSRKIERIDTKAFNIFFVRGKLTAKLLGLPESTAITDPGILTPECFPAGPKHGRVVFVPHWESASSPLWRIACERAGIEYVDPLGDITAIMRTISGASLVIAEAMHAAIVADSYRVPWVAVTTSARINLFKWNDWAGSLDMVPDFHHFSALGPSDTFRTLTSSKDKEIRLEEVGQKSEAVQAQAQDSRGGGAKRMLKKIYKVVVPAFIRNRKDDFLNHKLGPFLDKVLAGWIRAGLPSFAMNRAVRELEMLKDGAKARLSDEAVSKQRIAQMHRRLEDVRLFLDKKAA
- a CDS encoding glycosyltransferase family 2 protein, giving the protein MSTIQKPEFSVIVAAYNAAETLERCIKSIQAQTRQDFEIVICDDKSQDNTLALARNLAQRDSRIIIVEKSENSGPGGARNTALDQAVGEWIVIVDSDDTISPQRLEKMKDAAEKNAVDIVFDNLVYHPMGNAGDYPYLPDTLTIFGPLLFETYAASSTVSNPLPNLGFLKPMIRRTLLEQNTIRYDETLRIGEDSVLIFNLFAGGAKSWLMREPFYHYYKNKNSISAVFDAEKIRKMAESLKIFLTKNGRILKPQDRSAVESLEKDLRLRLKAREVFGDMSFASLRETCALAYKDREIRTYLYRELRQQIKKIISK
- a CDS encoding fatty acid desaturase; amino-acid sequence: MITDVHPDERPQSFILEIEKHCKGYSGSSLSKSLFQLFSTLALFFSVLTFAFLLLQKSWILAVPFIVIAAGLLTRIFIFQHDCGHGSFFTSKSANNWTGRALSLLTFTPYDFWRRAHNMHHATSGDLDRRSIGGIDTITVREYKAMSKKMQAAYRIYRNPLILVLLGTPFYIMIAQRIPFNFQTHFYADYKTLSNASIFKSIMLTNAALLGVYASIGIALGFNAVLAIYLPVLILTSWIGGWLFYVQHQFEDTYWQKHENWSSRESALHGSSYYEMPKILQWFTGNIGLHHIHHLCAKIPNYRLQDCMDARPELKQINRITLKDSLNCLRLRLWDEESQRLIGFDKI